The sequence GACCGTCCCCGAGCACTGATCTCCGACAGGACGACCGCGGCCGTCCACACGCCCGCCCGGCGTCCACAGATCGCCACGACGAACTCCCGTCGGCACGGCGAGCCGACAGGCTTCGGCCATGACCGTGGCTGTGATCGATCGCAATGACGTGGTCCTGCGGGGGCGGGTGTCCGCCCCCGCAGAACTCCGAACCCTCCTCAGCGGTGACACGCTCCTCACCTTCCGCCTGGTGGTGCGCAGATCCGCCCCGAGGGTGCGGGGGCAGTCGGCGGACGTGCTCACCTGCATCACCTACGACCGCAGCCTGCAGCGACGGATCGCCGTGTGGCAGCCCGGTGACGTCGTCGAGGTCGAGGGCGCCCTGCAGCGGCGGTTCTGGCGGACCGGGTCGGGCACGGCTTCGGTGTGCGAGGTGAACTGCCGGCGCGGGCGCAAGATCCCACGGTCGGCCGCGCGCGTGGCGGAGGAGACCGCGTGACCGAGGCCGGGTGCCCGGTCAGTCGGGCAGCGGACGCAGCACCAGACCGGTTCTGGGCTTCGGCACGAAGAGGGTCGACTTCCGTGGCATCCGCGCGCCGGCCCGTGCGACGGCGGCGACGTCGGTCGGCGAGGGGGCCCGGAGCAGCACTGCCACGCCGGCCCGGTCGAGAGCCGTCCGCACGGCCTCGTCGAGGCTGTGCGCGATGATGACGGAGTCCACCGTGTCGGGGCGACCCCACAGGTGCCCGACCAATCCGTGGTGAGCCAGCACCACGTCCAGGTCCCGCCAGGCGGGTGGGGCCTCCGCCGGCACCGCGGCCCGGACCTCGGGAGCCGCAGCGGTCAACCGCACCAGCCGGACGCCGTCGGTGAGGAGGATGCCTCGCTCCGCAGGATCGCCGAGCCAGGTGCGCGCGGCCGCGACGACGGACTCCGTGCCCGCGCCGCTCACCGGCAGCTCGGCGGTGACGAAACCGCGCCCGGCGGCCACGACGGCGCTGTCGAAGGGAAGTGCGGGAACCACCCGGTGGATCGGGTCCACC is a genomic window of Blastococcus sp. HT6-30 containing:
- a CDS encoding single-stranded DNA-binding protein, which translates into the protein MTVAVIDRNDVVLRGRVSAPAELRTLLSGDTLLTFRLVVRRSAPRVRGQSADVLTCITYDRSLQRRIAVWQPGDVVEVEGALQRRFWRTGSGTASVCEVNCRRGRKIPRSAARVAEETA